In a single window of the Candidatus Neomarinimicrobiota bacterium genome:
- a CDS encoding bifunctional UDP-3-O-[3-hydroxymyristoyl] N-acetylglucosamine deacetylase/3-hydroxyacyl-ACP dehydratase, with the protein MVKQRTIKKSVSCSGIGLHTGVDSTITFKPSPENTGIRFVRTDVEGCPEIKAVIDNVVDISRGTTLAQNGTRIHTVEHVLATLVGLEIDNVLIELTNKEPPVMDGSSKDFVEVLQKAGIIEQKHDREYLEIDKAISYNDPVKKTDISVLPSDRYRLTCIIDYKYPWIGTQYLTIHSIADFPKEIAPARTFSFLSEVEDLREAGLVQGGRLDNAIVILDKEIDNTEIDRLRTLFNIEEDIQIGTNGILHGVKLRFENEPVRHKALDVIGDLALLGMPIKGHVIAARPGHAANVEMVKTIKKAYEKTILQKKYNAQISADYLFDINAIKKILPHRYPFLLIDRILEMKPGESLTAIKNVSVSEPFFQGHFPNQPVMPGVLIIEAMAQAGSFLLLHTTDEPEKKLMYFSGIDKSRFRRQVYPGDQIFFKVDLLKLKMGTCKLQGTAYVDDQVVAEATFITTIGDRKE; encoded by the coding sequence ATGGTTAAACAAAGGACCATAAAAAAATCTGTCTCCTGTTCCGGTATCGGTCTTCACACCGGGGTTGACAGTACCATCACTTTTAAACCCAGTCCCGAAAATACAGGCATCCGTTTCGTAAGAACGGATGTGGAGGGGTGTCCTGAAATAAAGGCCGTCATCGATAATGTAGTTGATATTTCTCGCGGTACCACACTGGCTCAGAACGGCACTCGTATCCATACTGTAGAGCACGTATTGGCGACACTGGTGGGACTTGAGATCGACAATGTGCTTATAGAACTGACCAACAAGGAGCCGCCGGTCATGGATGGCAGTTCAAAGGATTTTGTTGAGGTTCTCCAAAAAGCAGGGATCATTGAACAGAAGCACGATAGAGAATATCTTGAGATCGATAAGGCGATTTCCTACAATGACCCAGTGAAGAAGACAGACATTTCTGTCCTTCCTTCAGATCGTTATCGTTTAACATGTATCATCGATTATAAATACCCTTGGATTGGGACTCAGTATCTCACCATACATTCCATTGCTGACTTCCCCAAGGAGATTGCGCCGGCGAGAACATTCAGCTTCTTAAGTGAGGTTGAGGACTTGAGAGAAGCCGGACTGGTTCAGGGTGGCCGGCTGGACAACGCTATTGTCATTCTTGACAAAGAGATAGACAATACTGAAATTGATCGATTACGGACACTTTTTAACATAGAAGAAGACATTCAAATCGGTACCAACGGTATTCTTCACGGTGTTAAGCTGAGATTCGAGAATGAACCTGTTCGTCACAAGGCGTTGGATGTGATTGGTGATCTTGCTCTCCTCGGAATGCCCATAAAAGGTCATGTCATTGCGGCACGGCCGGGGCACGCTGCGAATGTGGAGATGGTCAAAACTATCAAAAAGGCATATGAAAAGACAATACTTCAGAAGAAATATAACGCTCAGATATCAGCGGATTATCTTTTTGATATCAATGCTATTAAGAAGATACTTCCGCACCGCTATCCTTTTCTGCTAATCGACAGGATTCTTGAAATGAAGCCGGGGGAATCACTGACCGCCATAAAAAATGTTTCTGTAAGCGAGCCGTTTTTTCAGGGACATTTCCCAAATCAGCCGGTCATGCCGGGAGTTCTGATCATTGAAGCAATGGCACAAGCGGGCAGTTTCCTTTTGCTGCACACAACAGATGAGCCGGAGAAAAAGCTGATGTATTTCAGCGGCATTGATAAATCTCGTTTTCGCCGTCAGGTTTATCCTGGGGATCAGATCTTCTTCAAAGTTGATCTTCTGAAGCTGAAAATGGGAACCTGCAAACTCCAGGGCACCGCCTATGTTGATGATCAGGTAGTTGCGGAAGCTACCTTCATAACAACTATAGGCGACCGTAAGGAGTAA
- the lpxD gene encoding UDP-3-O-(3-hydroxymyristoyl)glucosamine N-acyltransferase codes for MTKLKELSLLVDGELVGDPDLEITGVSEVKNGVSGTITFLNLSKYRQYLKTTEASAVLTGKDDKLDNMNGILSDNPTVAFSKILDHFAPKGDNTSGIHETAMIDDLAIIGKNVGIGPFTVIEQNVQIGDDVLIGSQCTVGTGSSIAGGSELKSLVAIYERCKIGADVLIHSGTVIGCDGYGFATEGGVHLKIPQIGGVEIGDNVEIGGNCTIDRGTIGNTIIGEGSKLDNLVHIAHNVKIGKGCLLTAQTAVAGSSIIGDYVAFGGKASVAGHLEVGSHAQLAAKSGVTKSLPGNETYAGMPARKISEKNRQDALLSRLPEMAEQVKDLGKRLAQLEKNG; via the coding sequence TTGACCAAGCTCAAAGAATTATCTTTGCTGGTCGATGGGGAGCTGGTGGGGGACCCTGACCTTGAAATTACCGGTGTTTCCGAAGTAAAGAATGGGGTTTCTGGTACTATCACTTTTCTTAACCTTTCAAAATACAGGCAATATCTGAAGACAACTGAAGCATCAGCCGTCCTCACGGGAAAAGATGATAAATTGGACAATATGAACGGGATACTTTCTGACAATCCTACCGTTGCTTTTTCTAAGATTTTGGATCATTTTGCTCCCAAAGGGGACAATACTTCCGGTATTCACGAGACGGCAATGATTGACGATTTGGCTATCATAGGAAAGAATGTGGGTATCGGGCCGTTTACTGTCATTGAACAGAATGTTCAGATAGGCGATGATGTTCTGATAGGTTCCCAGTGCACGGTTGGGACCGGTTCGTCCATAGCCGGAGGCAGTGAGCTGAAATCTTTGGTCGCTATCTATGAGAGGTGTAAGATTGGGGCAGACGTCCTGATTCATAGTGGAACGGTTATCGGATGTGACGGTTATGGATTTGCCACAGAAGGTGGTGTTCATTTGAAGATTCCACAAATCGGAGGCGTTGAAATCGGGGATAATGTAGAAATTGGTGGAAACTGTACCATCGATAGGGGCACCATAGGCAATACTATAATCGGTGAAGGCTCTAAGCTAGACAACCTTGTGCATATTGCTCACAATGTAAAAATTGGTAAAGGGTGTCTGCTCACAGCACAGACTGCTGTAGCGGGTAGTTCGATAATAGGTGACTATGTAGCTTTTGGGGGTAAAGCTAGCGTCGCCGGCCATTTGGAGGTTGGTAGTCATGCCCAGCTTGCGGCCAAAAGTGGGGTTACCAAATCACTTCCTGGTAATGAAACTTATGCCGGTATGCCAGCCCGAAAAATATCTGAAAAAAATAGGCAGGATGCACTGTTAAGCAGATTACCGGAAATGGCAGAACAGGTAAAGGATTTGGGAAAACGATTAGCCCAGCTTGAGAAAAATGGTTAA
- the lpxA gene encoding acyl-ACP--UDP-N-acetylglucosamine O-acyltransferase, producing MHSTAVVDSTATIGNGVEIGAYTVIEADVKVGENCWIGNHVNLRSGARVGKRCKIYHSAVIGEIPQDLKFEGEESTAILGDDVIIREFVTVNRGTKALGKTTVGNKSYLMAYVHVAHDCTIGKNVIMANAIHMGGHVEIGDWAILGGGVLVHQFTKIGVHVMIGGGYRAVQDVPPYIMAAGEPLKFSGINAIGLRRRGFSGDTRMKIKEAYRLLFRSGINSDEALKTMADSFPSSPEIQEIISFVQKSERGLI from the coding sequence ATTCATTCCACCGCGGTCGTCGATTCCACCGCGACCATTGGCAATGGTGTGGAAATAGGCGCCTATACTGTCATCGAAGCTGATGTTAAAGTAGGTGAAAACTGTTGGATCGGAAACCATGTGAATCTCCGATCAGGTGCTCGTGTTGGCAAAAGATGCAAAATCTATCATTCAGCTGTGATTGGAGAGATACCGCAGGATTTGAAATTTGAGGGTGAGGAGAGCACCGCCATTTTGGGTGATGATGTTATCATCCGGGAGTTCGTTACAGTAAACCGGGGCACAAAAGCGTTAGGCAAAACTACAGTGGGTAACAAAAGCTATCTCATGGCTTACGTTCATGTAGCACACGATTGCACCATTGGCAAAAATGTCATCATGGCCAACGCTATCCATATGGGTGGCCACGTGGAGATCGGTGACTGGGCCATTCTGGGGGGAGGGGTACTGGTTCATCAGTTTACGAAGATTGGTGTCCATGTAATGATTGGAGGCGGTTACCGTGCCGTGCAGGATGTGCCGCCATACATCATGGCTGCAGGCGAACCGCTAAAATTTTCGGGAATTAACGCCATCGGTCTGCGACGCAGGGGCTTTTCAGGTGACACAAGGATGAAAATCAAAGAGGCTTACAGGCTTCTTTTTCGCTCGGGAATAAATAGTGATGAGGCTCTTAAGACCATGGCTGATTCCTTCCCCTCAAGCCCCGAAATCCAGGAAATCATCTCTTTTGTGCAAAAAAGCGAGCGCGGCCTTATCTAA